CTGCAGCCAAAGTATCACATGATGAGGCATTTATACCACAGCTTTTTATTAGCatgaaatttgaagaaaatgtcaGCATATAAATTACAGGTAATGAGATAAGGGGAGGGTAATCAAACTCTCTAAACAACACTTTAATTGCAATAGAGAAAATACAGTAGATGTATTTCTTTAGTATGAATAATAAAGTGAGTAACTTCAAAAGGCCACTATTTGGTAACGTGGACAGGTTCAATATCTAAGTAAAATCCTGTAAAAGTGTATTGGTATTAGAAATTGTCTActtgcaaaaatatatttaaaaactgaagctgTTTTGAACAGTATAGGCCATGGAATATCGCAGGGTCGCTCAGGTTGCCTGGTCCAGTGCTCTGAGCAGTTCGCTGCCTTGCAGAAGCGTAGACCTGCCCAAAACGGGGACGTTCACCTCACAGTCATACCTTGTCAACTCGGGCAACAAGTAGGGTTCAAAAGAGGGCCCCAGCAGGCGACTGGTCATACCTGGAAGAGATCACTGAAGTAAGTCGTGAGACCAGAGAGAGAagttctttcctccctcttctgTTTATACCagttataatttcatttatatgCCTCAAACCACCAACAGTTACAGGTTTCAGAGCAAACCTATGCATCACTCTGCCTTGAACTGTTGGAAGCGTGTCACACTGACACGTGCAGTTTTCCACCTCTACCCCAATTCAGATTCGTCTGAGAAAAACAATATTGATGCAGATGAGGAAAGCTGCAGTAAACAACAGAGTTTCTAAATTGGCACCCACTCCCCTTATATATTAGAAAGGACATTTGTATGTCCCAtttaattacttattttaacttttaagaGGGCACATGTTAAAACCAACCTACAAACCTCCCATATCAATGCTGCAAGAGAAGTTTTTAGTACAATTTAATCAACTCCATTGCAAGACAGGAGTATGGATGGAGGATGACTGGACCTCCAAGGTAAAAGTGTTAATTGAGATGAAGGGCAAAGGGATTTTTTCCAGCATGTATGAAAAGTGTAAAAATCAATGTTTCACACTAAACAACTAATTTTTCATGCGATGGAGCAATACCTAGTTGGCTCTTAGTTTATCATCATcctctatattttttttaaatgtttttctttcatggaGTCAGTATTGGGACTAAATACCaacattttccagtttctgtATTTGACAGCTCTTACCTGATGCTTTATGAACTGGCTGGACACTATAGTCCTGACAGTGGGAACTGTAGAATGGAAGGGGAAATGCTCCTGCTTTCACATTCTCACCAGGACTGCCACAggtgggtggctgctgctgctgcagttgaTTCATTGGTTGGCTCAGACCTCTCGAGTTACAGACAAATTCATCTGatttacacagaagaaaaaaaaaattaagttaagACAGTGTAATAATTATAGTAGATAATACTAATTCAACGCAAAGGGATCCTCGGCGTGATGGTCACATGGAGCAGGCACACCTACATCTTGTGACAAATGAAGTCCAGAAGCAGCACTAGCTCTAGAAGTGGTACTGCACCCCAGATATGCTTGTGTAAGGCAACACAATGTTGTAGAAAGCATCAGTCCTAGCTCTGAGATGGCCATACCTTGGGTCAGCACGAGGTAAACCCATCTCTGTTACCTCCAAAGCAAGGGTGTGAACACACATGAAACCATCTACCTGGTATTTATCAAATGTACCTTAAATTGTTCAGCTCTTAGTGATACAACCTGATCTTTAATTTTAGCTTAGTGTAATATTTACAGAGCTTGCATATCATTTTGAAagagcttttgtttctgttcaacCTGTCTCTCAAAATTGTTTCGATACATAACATtgcaaaaccattttcttttgtcttacCAGTAAGAACACTTGTGCTGAGAGACTTCTTTTCTGTAACCAAGGAACAGTTTTCCCCTTTGAgaaatttcattcttttccacATTAGGTGAGAGGGGTTAATGACAGATGGATCTCCCTACaatgtgaagaaaagcaaaacacataATTACACTGATGATGATGGTGAGTCCAAAGTTCTGAAGGTGATGCATTTCTTATGATTACCCCACTCAGCTGTTGCAATGCTTGTTCTTCATAATCCAGTTGTCGCTTCAGTTTCAAACTGTTAGACAGAGCAATTCTTGCTGGGTTTACATCTATGCCTCGTTGCCCAAAAGCATCCAGGGGCCTGTGGAGAAAAGATCTCTGGGTAAGTGAGCAACGAGGCAGATCTAAACCATCTTGTTCATTTATACAGattcttctttcatttaaagacatttaAGGTGTCTTTGACACATGCCAGTGGACAGACCTCAAAcctcaaatgtttttctttccttttgttagTCATCCCACAAGCTTTGGAAACTTTTGACTTTTGGGATCAAAGACTAATGAAAGTCTAGCATAAACAGCCTCTAGGGCTCTCCAGGCAGACATAAAAATGCCGTGGAAAAGAGATCATGTGATTTTTAAGGACAGGATTTTGAGTGCCACGCCTGTCCCCTGGTTTTGCATATTAAATCTGAACACACAggttgctggctggggacaAACCCTCTGTTTCCAGGTTCATATTCAGACAGTGGTATTTCTACCAACAAGAAATCCCAGAAAGCAAACTGCAGGCAAACCGCACAGCTCCACGTTTTGAAATGACCGTTGCAGTTCTATGGATTTCCTGAATGTTTCAGTGTGACCAACACCCAAGACCCACAGAGACACTTCTGGCTGTGACAGGAAACTTACAGGACTGTATCCTCTGATCTACATCTCATCGCGTACTGTTCACGTGTGTAAGAAAGTGAACAAAGTGAGGAAAGGCTGTAGAAAAAGAGCCTCTAATTTTACATCTTAGTTGTAGTATTTACATATGCCAACAATAAGTGTACTGTCATCCCTTGCTCTCCCCTGTTTTCTGTTGTGCAAAAAATATATGCAAGGTAAGAAAGCATGCATGGCTCCCAGCTTACTGCTGGACCAGTAAGCCTTTTCAGTACTTTCCTTAAACAGCATAAAGTCAAGCAGGCCTTGCAAAATTACTGGGGTATTTTTTACCTGACCAGCAAGAAATCCATTCTTGCATCCTTACAGGCAATGAAAAATCAGCCCACTTCTGCTTCCACCAGACTGACGGCCACTGGGAGAGCACTACGCTAATTTCACCAGAGGTGCAGTCTGATGCCCATCAAAACAACTTATTCCAGCTGAAttgagaaaaagatttttttcaagaatatgACCCTCCTCATTGCCCAAAGCCTTTCCTTAGTAAAATACATAGTTAGTTATACCACAAAAGGTCTTACCTTTTTTTATATGTGGGCATGCTCGGAGAATGCACTGGTGGCCCTGAGGAGGAACTTGATAGGGATCCTGAGTATTTATCCACAAGTCTCCATTTAGCAGGAACATACTCTAACAGGGGATCAGGTGGCCACTGGGTGTTTGGTCTTCCTCCCATCGAAGACAGGGGAGTGCTGGCTTGGTCATGGTATGGTGGCAGTGATGACCTACTCACATCGTTGAAGAACACTGATGACAGGGACCCATGACCAggattcatttttttatttgatagcTGTGGGCAATATTTCTCTGGGAGAAAGTGATTCtgtgaagcagaaggaaggggctGGAAGATGGTACTCATGCTACTTAGACTCTGCTGGGTATTTTGTGCACTTTCAGAGAGAGGACATTCTTCTTGGCAGATTGGACTGAGCTGAAAATCTTCTCCATCCATAGGAATGTAAGGAGCCAAGGTTTCAAGGTCCAGTTCATTGAAGTCAGTCTGCGCAGGAATAAAGTAAGTTCATAAGAAACTAAAAGTTAATAATAAATTTACCTACATGAAACTGGCCAGCTCTTATTTAAAGATGTCTTATTTCTATAACTAGCATACATGTTCATCATATCACCATCAGCAAAGTAAgacaagaaactgaagaaaaaaaccctcccagaTAAGCAGTATTTGCTAAAGCAGCTTGCATGTAACCCGTAACAGTGTGATCTGAAGCAGATCTTGTGTTTCATTACACTTTGAATAACTTGTCTGCCAAGACTCTATAACATGTGGCATGTAGTTCAACCTCAGGCTTTTTCATGctaaaatagaaaacatatCTTCCTCATAATCCAgctacatggaaaaaaaaagtatataaacatgcaaaagttttaaaaaacatagtTGGAAGGACACTTGCACTTAAATCTTTAATTAATTTGTCTTGGCATTTGACCAAAGCTgaacagagagagaaatcaATGTTGGCCCACCCATCACCTCATGACAGGGGCACTTTTCTAACACTCATTTttcccaccaaagctgctgatGTGGTGGGACACACCTGAGCAAGTGGATACTGAATCAGACAAAACTGAAGTTTGCACATGTCAAGTCTTAGCATTGAGTTTGATCCTGATCCACAATTTCCTCCTATCTGTCCACTCTTTCTATCACTTTCCTTAATGTTACTATGTCCAGACTTACATAAAATTTCTTCAGGACATGGACTACAGCCTACCTAAGCCTGCAAATTGCACTGGCAGACTGAAGCACCTCATTTGGGCCCCAGTCACCCCAAACTCTCCACAGGATTAATAGGAGGAGATGAGTGTATGGTctgagctgccagccagcaATGCCTGTTCCTTTCTCTTAACTATAAAAGAGCATAAGCCTTTAGTAAAGGCTTTTCAATTAAGTATCTAAAGTTAGGTGGGCTGAATCAGGCCTACGCCTTTTATTCATTAGCTCACTTGACATAATGTTATGATagtggatttatttatttatagaggGAATTTCTACACTTACACCCTGAATAGAATGCAGGAGATGGAGACTATATGTTAGTTTATGTGCAAGTAATCGTCACATCTCTGAACTCCTCCAATAAGTAAACCAAgaagaatatataaaaaattacagttttcattttgtaaaggAGGTATGTGCTATGAGGGGCACTCCtttttcatttggcttttttgtattttgttctaGAAAGGATGTTTACTGGCTAGTCATTAGgccagattaaaaaagaaaaattggtgCTGCTTATATTCCTATCTAGTCTACAGAAGCCGCTGAATTCTGAAaggtttctgctgcttctttcttcttagtagtgCTGCCACAGTGACACCGTAAAGTACTCGCTTCAGAGTTAGGGATAGCAATTTACACACCAGCTTTTAACAATGTTGTGCATCAAAACTTCGGTGTATATGTACAAATGCAGTTTGCATATTAGATCATGATACCTGCACTTATGACATGCATCTGTACTACCTAGTAGCAGGGGACTGGTTTTCTGGCTTTTGGAAGAGAGATTAGTTCCTTACCTGGGAGGTGCACTGACTTTTTGATTCTGTGTCCATAGCAAAAAGTTTTTCAATCACTTCAACCTTAAAATCTTCATCCACAGAATTGTAATAATCTCCTGGGCTGCTTGGCTGCACAGAAATAAGAATTTGCCATAAGTGGCAAGACAACCACAGTATTGGCTTAGCATCATGCTATTTATAACGTACTGTTCAGTAACGTATCTTTTCTATGAAAAGCAAGTGGCCAGACTCTATGTATAGTGTCCTCAGAACCCCAAAGTGTCCACTTCTATCATATGCTTTTCTCCAACATGAGATTACTTGTCACTACAAAACATAGGCACCCTATAGAGGAACCCAGTTGTTGTTTAAGTGTTTTTTGGCAAGTCAGACAAGGAACATGAAATGTACActattaaattatataaatataaaaagaaggGAGATGCTCAACAATACCCTCAATGCCTTTCTTAAGATATTGGACACCCTCTAGTAAAGGCTGGCTGAGAGTGGCTCCTGCTCTTGGGGGCAATGCCCTAAAAAAGCACGTTCATTCTTTCAGTGGGGAACTccgcagagctgctctcaaagCCCGAGCTGGGTAAGCTTTCTAAAGACTATATAGCTTCTAGTTAACAAACGGAAGGAGGATGGGTCTGGTGCAACATTGCTAGCAGCCAGACTGTCTACATTGGCCTTATATTTAAGGCTAACTCCAGGAAGGAAAGATGGTAGCACATTCTTCTACCAATTCTTTTATAGGTTATAGTAATTACTGAGGGACAGCCGGGAGAAAATGAGGATTGCAATGTAAAGGCAGGATATAGTTCCCATCTTACTATTGATACTTAAGATATACGCAGTACAGGAGGGATATAGATACACTGGGCCTTGTTAATAAGCAACAAGATAGGACTGCTAACATGAAAAAGTCATCTACATATGTCGATGGGACTCACATACAAAACAtaacatgcatattttttttaaagctcttacCGTGGAACAGCTACTGTTGCTGCTTGCACTTGGTGTACTGCTTCCAGGTGCAATCTGCAGCATTGTAAAGGATGGTATCGTCAGTGTTTCACCTTGAGCAGCGTGGCTTTTCGCTTCCACTGGCCATGATTTGTTTGGTGTCAAAACAGCACTGGTGAAGGCAGGGGCTTCCTCAAACTTCTGTGTCCCTGGATGGGGTTTTAACAATATTAATGAACACTTTTAGCTTGTGCTGTGTTATGATATAATTGCAGCTATTCATTAAAAGTAAACACCGCTCCCAGTTGCCATGACAATAAGTTGGCATAGACTTAATGCATGTTGTTTAGTCAGCAAGAAAGCCTGATTCTGCTCTCATTCACAGAAATTTTCCACTGGTGTGAGCACGTGGGCTCTTACAGCCATTACTCCCAATTTGTACACACAGCAAACAGACCTTGTCTATTAAATTTCTAAATGTAGGCTCACACACAGCTCTTTGTTGCACAAGAATTATTTATACAAACTAACCAAAATCCAGGGAAATAATGGCATCGCCAGGTGTTGGTGCCAGCTGAGCAAGTTCCTCTGGTTCCTCCTTTAACTTGGTAAACAAGAAGTCACTCTTCTCCATCCCGGGGATGCCACTCTCATAGGCGGTGCTCATCGTCAGCAGGTGAGGCTTGAAGAGCGATTCCGTTTGGTCCATGGAGAACACAACATCATTCTTCTCAATTTCACTAACAAGAAAATAGGTTTTAGGCATTTTGCactctaaaacaaaaaagatgtggCTAATGTAGGCAGTAAAATCTCTCTAAAAGCTGGGGCCCATACAAGCATTTCAGCCTCTCTCAGTTGCACGCCAGGCTGTCGACAGGCGAGGCACGGTTCCAGCGTTGCTCAGCACCACCATGCCAGATGACGCAGAGACTGTGGTCAGGACTTCTGTGGGAATACTCAGGGCTTTGTTGCTCTGCTTTTTAAGAGGGTTGTAGTCGAGGCTATAATGACCCTGACTATCACTCAAATAAGTATTTCCTATTTTGGCCCCATCTAGGACCAAAAATACTTGAGTTGTGCCAAACAGAGGCAAAACTCCTGATTGGTCCTGATTTTTGAGGTGGTAAACAGCCTTTCCTAGCAACATAAGATAGTTACTACTTAATTTTACCTCTCTGTCATTGCAttagagaaacaaaacacattggCAGTTGTGTTACGCAATAAAATCTTCAGTGCAGGCTTTATAGTTTGTTGTATCAGCACAGCAGCCACTCTGCAGAAGGGGAAGGCTGTGGTGTATTTCAACAGCGTGTATGGGAACAGGCATGCCACATTTTTCATCGATGTCTAATATCAGTAAACAAGACTGAACAAACATGACTAAACTGATTTCAGAATAACAACACTGAATAAATAGACCCTTCAAAAGTTCCTCTGATTATTGCGTTTCTTCCAGCACATGAATCCACATGTGGCTTTTCTGCCCCACACAACTTACCTCAGCACATAGTTGACACAGACGATACACTGAGGCTGTAGGTTGCGCGTATTGTAAATCACTGTTCCTTGAGTCTCCAGCCACACATAGCCACCGTGCTTGGCAAGCATACGGTACTGGCCCGTCACTACTTGACCTTTTGTACACACTGAGAAAAGGGGTCAGAGATATAAATAATGCGGCAGGACAGGAACGCACAATATGTAACACTTGTCTTAAATAAACCGCTTCTGAGTTTTCATTATGCAAAACTGCACTAAGGCAGTCGTTAGCAAGGATGCTTATCTTTGGGaaaattcagccattttaaatataaaagggGATGTTCATTTGAGGCTTCTACTCAAGACTGGAAATCTGAGTTCTGGCATTTGAGTTCTTGAGATGGTCTGAGCATTCAGGTAAGAGTGTGggatttttctaatttttcgAATAAGATCCATGCTGCCCCCAAAATAATGCCTGCTGACGGCACATTTCTTGAGAGTCCCTGTCCTAAAAGCACCTCCCTTTGGGCTCTAAGGCTGACTTGTGGGAAAGTGAATTTATTTAGGAAACTATTTAATAGTTTCCTTATTTAGGTGACCGATAAGCTCAAGAATCAGATGATTTAAAAACTATactcacaaaaaaacccaccacctcaTAATTTAAATCTATACCTATCTCTTTTTATACCTTAGAATTAGGAGCTGGAACTATCAATACCACAAGTAAAGTGAAGGTGTCATTAGCACAGCATTGGTTTTAAGAGGCTGAAGAAGTAATATCACTCTCTAAAAAGTATCAAAGTTAAGAATGTAAATGGTATTGTTCTGcctagagaaaaaaaggctgaactAGTACATATCTCTGTCTGGTTGGTCTGTGCTGTTCCTCTGCAATAGCTTGAAATTAGCAGCCTAGAAGGAACGAAGACCCATGTGACAAATCAAATAATGTTTAACTCTAAATGCTTTTTTGAACTGtcctgtgttttttaaacaataaactGACAAAAGTACAACTCAGGTTTAAAGCTTCATCTAAATGTTCGAAGGGTGACATCCCCCATCCCAATATTTTGTAGTATTTGAAGAGAATGAGTTTTCAGTGTGGAGCTTTAGGCTTCTCAGATGTAAAGTTTTATGATGTCCTGCCTGTTGTAATTCACTGTTGTGAGCTGAGGAAAAATAGTTGATCAATGGCAATAAAATTAGAGCTGGAATATGCAAACAGTACTCATACTATTAAGAGTTTGTATTTGTAAGCAGACGTAGTCACATTGAGTAGCAAAATTGGGAACTGACTCAGCTAAACCTTTGACCACACTGACaatctttccttttaaacatCTTTGATGCCTGAAGACAGTATGCCATCAAACTAATGCcctaaaaataatgcattttgaCTCAGTAAGGCTGGAAACTTGATTCAGCAGGTTTTATACAGAAATATTCCTTGTGTATATGGCCATTAACAGAAGCTATTTATTGTCAGTCTCTCCTACATTGCCACCATACAAACGTACAAAGCCATGCCTGTGAAATTTAACAACTGTTTTGCAGATAATTGTTGCTGTGTTTATCCTTCTAtctctgaaatttgttttcttcctaggAGTATTTAATCATccttcatttaatttatttagacAAAGTAGAACATTACTTTTATTGATTAAATACTTCTGGTGGAACAAAATCAAAAGGCTTTCATTTCAAAGTGTTTTAGTGACTGGACTGTTCTGCTCTGCTTGTGAAACATAATTACACTGCTTCCTAATCATCAGCTCATCAATAAGAGTCACAGTGTAGGCGCCTGTTACATTACAAAGAAGCTTTTTACtgctttaatcttttttattattattattcaaagCATGTCATGTTCTGATATAATAAAGTACAGCAGAATCCCTCCATGGGGTAATCTCATAAATGACTAATATGCTCATAAACTGCTGACTTTGTTATCAATGCTACCTTTAAGGTTCTGCCTTCAGAGTGAACtactcactttttcttttcttttcttgtgtgtgtgtgaagtgtACGTTACCTGTATCTTTACAGAACTAGTAACATCTCAATGAAATAGGCTCCAGCTATATGCCTTATGCTTGGGTGGAGAaagggggagggcagggatTAATTTAACTCAACACAAAATTTCTTAATTGCTGAGACACACTTGAGAAATATGATTCACTTGGAAGGCTTGTCAAACTTCTGCTACGTACTAGCAAGCGGCGGGTCCCAGATGGTGACATTCAGCtccccactgaagtcaatagcAAAATTCCCATTGGCTTTAAGGGCGACAAGACCAGACTCTAAGTGGAAGTGATTATAGCTTATTAATTGCTGAATTGGAAAATACAGCTCTACAGTCAATCTTTTGTGTAGATTTATGTAACAAGGCAGAGATTTTCAGCTTGCTTGCATAATGTGAAAAACTGGGTATGCCAAATGCACTCTAGCCTTCCATCTGATGGTGACTAATTAAGACTTTCATACTCTATATGCAACTATATTGAAGCCAAGAACAAAAACACTATTGTGGCTTGGTTGAATGTGAGGCTGTTATTTCacctcaagaagaaaaagaacaaccaaCCCTGCAGGACAGTAAAACTGTAATAAGCATGATTTATCACTAAattagaaagaaggaaagggaaggagttCTGCTTCTATCCAAGAGACTCATTTGAGGTTTTCTCTCCCTCTTACTTTTCAAATGTGCGTCTCCTTCCTCTATTCCCATGTATCTTTACAACACTAAATGTTTGGCACTGTTAGAATTGATGACTGTATATATAGCATATGTCTAATAAAAAATCTTGTTTAATAAATATGAGCATGCTAAACATGAATTTTGTGGTGGCTGTTTCCATGGCCAGGAAGAACTCGTAAGCTCTGTATAAGTTACATACCTGCTAGGTTACCCTGTGCAGTAGGTAACATTATGAAACCTAGGGATGTTCCCGTTCGGAGGGCTTATGTGGGTTCCCTCAAGTCACAGCTTGCTGTCACTTTGCCTTTGTGCCTGTTCTCTCGGTTGGTAAGAAGCCTGACTGTCCCAGAAGACATGGGAAGTATTTagcttagaaaaacaaaatttgctAGGGATGTAAACTCATGCTTCTGTTGTGGGCAACAGCATTTTTACAGCACAGACTTCGGTCCTGTGCTTTTAACAGTAAAAATCACCCATGCTGATCCTGTGCTATGATAAACACTATGGAACAGTTTGATCCTAAATATTTATAACCTGTGCAGTGCACAGTGCCTTTGAGCACTTCTGCTGGTATAACTCGCTCCTCCAGACTTCTCCTTgacttccttctgcttctccatCGGTCCTCATGCCCAACAGCAGACGTTTGTAGGACAGATCTCTTTTCAGTAGGCACAACGGCATCTAGACATACACTCTGCACTACATGAGTTGAATTTAACTGCCAGAGCGAGAACAACCTCAATCAATGCCTGGTCAAGATGGGTACTAGAAACTCTCCAGAAATCTTTACGTGGACAAGTCCCGGCTCAGCGGTTCCATTTAACTAACTAGACAGGGATAACCAACAAGggctctctctctctcccctgttACCAAAGAGATTGCCATCTCTCAGTTCATTCTGTCCCTGGCGTTGTTCCATTCTTAGAAATGCAACTCAACGATTCAGAAGCAACAGTGCGCATACCCCCTCATTTCTCAGGATGACTCTTAATAGCCCAGCATAGGGTACGGACATCCTATCTATGAATATTGCTAATTCCTTTTCACTGTTAAAAACATGAGCACATTACCTAAGAAACAATTTTAACAAATACATTCCCAGACAACTCTCTCTAAGTatggtttgatttcttttttttcttttaagcagctCTGGAAACAGGATGATTCATACCAACACTGTTTTACAGTGCACAACTTTAATCACTGCCAAACATTCTTTCAAGTAACATTTCAACTCAAAACTGTCCTGAATCCTTGCCACTGGAACTAATGCATATTCCCTTTTCCCCCTGAGGTCAGACAGTTATTCTTTGCTGCTacttttctctgcaaaaatcagaaatactttctGTAAGTCTATTTGGTGGGCAATTCCCTATAGACATGACCTAAGTCATGTGCTTTTCCTGAGGACAGAGACCTTGATCATGGTAACTACAAGGTgtgggctggttttgttttgttttggtttggtttttgtagCTTGTGGTCTCCGGTCTAGAAGCCTccctttgtttttgtaaaaaatgtgaGACATTTTATGTGAGACAGAAAGGAAGCGTAACTGTGTGGCCTGCTGAAGAGAGGGAGCAGATCTTGTATCTGTTCTCTGCTCCTGGAATAATTTAGGtactttacattaaaaacagcTAAAACTGGCAGTTCATAGGCATAAGAATAACAAGAAGCTGTTCCTGGCAGTATATATTATTTGTATAATGCATATCATCCCTTTAAAAGTCTCCTCACACACCTGCTTTGGGTGGGGGAAGATAGCTGGTATTTGGTAGCAGAAGACAGACTTTCAAAAATATACTGCTGATCCCAACAGCACACCAGAAGGGTAACAGCACCAGTAAAAGCACTTCTCACCAGGCTAGTACTGCCTAACTCAGCTCTTCAGATTTTCTGCTGATCCTTGTATTATCCCGTAAAGAGACGGCGATTCTCCTCTCTACCATCCAAGTTTAGTATTAATTATGGCAAAAATCAGACCCTCTGGAAAGATCAGCAGCACGTTTCAGCTAGACAAGCATGGTAACCTGTAAGTTTTCTTGCAAAGCATAAACACTCTTCTCAGAGAATATCTGCATACAACCTGCATTTGTGTTTTCAACTACTTATTGAGGTACCCGCAAGCTGTGCTTTACATGCATACTACGAAGAGACGTAAGAATGTGACTTACAGTTCTGGTGACTCTTGGTCATACTCTCCGAGTCCAAAGCATGGTAAAACTCATACGCTGAACggcccagcagctcctctggaTGGTAACCAATCAACTCTGTTATTcttggttaaaaagaaaacaaacatttaaaattcaggTCACCTTAGCCTTATGCTGACATGTGCAGGGCAGCTCTCATCAGCTCTAGTCCTTAGAttaacagaattaaaaccaCAGTATGAGAAATTCTAAACTTTCAAACACATTGGGAGCTGTAGAGGACTTCTGATCACGTTCTGAGATATTCCCATGTTCAGAATAAGCTGTCTTGTACTACTACTGCAATAAAAATGCCTAGGGATGTCATTACATGTGTTGCAAATTTTCCCAGGCCTATTGCACAGTGTCTCTTCTAGGGAGCCTCAACTGGAGAGGCATTGCTGATGAAGTTCTCAGGCTGTCCGTTACGGGCAGAAACTCCCATCGTGCAAAATCAAATGCATGTGAGGGGCGTCGTGGTTGGCACCATCAAGTTGAAAAGTATGTGTAcatgtaaaaaatacataaaagggTTAAATCAGTACTTTGGGTATTgcatttaatgaaacaaaaatgcaagGTGAGAAGTTAAGggcagttaaaagaaaaaaaatcagctcttcTACTCAGTGTTTCTCAATTATATGAGAACTTTAGCATATGGATTAGGTTACTTGGGTGACTAATCCACAAACTAAGTAGGATTTTACACAAAGCTATGATCTCAAAAACTGGACTTTTTTCAGAGCCTTTCTGAGTACTCAGGCAAGGCAGGATTTCTGACAAGTTCCTGAGTAAATGAAAATAGGTCATCAAACTGTGCAGA
This genomic interval from Falco cherrug isolate bFalChe1 chromosome 13, bFalChe1.pri, whole genome shotgun sequence contains the following:
- the EPAS1 gene encoding endothelial PAS domain-containing protein 1 isoform X5, which codes for MTADKEKKRSSSERRKEKSRDAARCRRSKETEVFYELAHELPLPHNISSHLDKASIMRLAISFLRTHKLLSSVCADTENELEADQQMDNLYLKALEGFIAVVTQDGDMIFLSENVNKYMGLTQVELTGHSIFDFTHPCDHEEIRENLSLKNVLGLSSTNCSSMVHASLMVSAGPGFGKKSKDTSTERDFFMRMKCTVTNRGRTVNLKSATWKVLHCTGQVKVYNTCPPHTLCGYKEPLLTCLIIMCEPIQHPSNIDIPLDSKTFLSRHSMDMKFTYCDDRITELIGYHPEELLGRSAYEFYHALDSESMTKSHQNLCTKGQVVTGQYRMLAKHGGYVWLETQGTVIYNTRNLQPQCIVCVNYVLSEIEKNDVVFSMDQTESLFKPHLLTMSTAYESGIPGMEKSDFLFTKLKEEPEELAQLAPTPGDAIISLDFGTQKFEEAPAFTSAVLTPNKSWPVEAKSHAAQGETLTIPSFTMLQIAPGSSTPSASSNSSCSTPSSPGDYYNSVDEDFKVEVIEKLFAMDTESKSQCTSQTDFNELDLETLAPYIPMDGEDFQLSPICQEECPLSESAQNTQQSLSSMSTIFQPLPSASQNHFLPEKYCPQLSNKKMNPGHGSLSSVFFNDVSRSSLPPYHDQASTPLSSMGGRPNTQWPPDPLLEYVPAKWRLVDKYSGSLSSSSSGPPVHSPSMPTYKKRPLDAFGQRGIDVNPARIALSNSLKLKRQLDYEEQALQQLSGGDPSVINPSHLMWKRMKFLKGENCSLVTEKKSLSTSVLTDEFVCNSRGLSQPMNQLQQQQPPTCGSPGENVKAGAFPLPFYSSHCQDYSVQPVHKASGMTSRLLGPSFEPYLLPELTRYDCEVNVPVLGRSTLLQGSELLRALDQAT
- the EPAS1 gene encoding endothelial PAS domain-containing protein 1 isoform X4; this encodes MFLSSPELGLQDCLQRKYRSSSERRKEKSRDAARCRRSKETEVFYELAHELPLPHNISSHLDKASIMRLAISFLRTHKLLSSVCADTENELEADQQMDNLYLKALEGFIAVVTQDGDMIFLSENVNKYMGLTQVELTGHSIFDFTHPCDHEEIRENLSLKNVLGLSSTNCSSMVHASLMVSAGPGFGKKSKDTSTERDFFMRMKCTVTNRGRTVNLKSATWKVLHCTGQVKVYNTCPPHTLCGYKEPLLTCLIIMCEPIQHPSNIDIPLDSKTFLSRHSMDMKFTYCDDRITELIGYHPEELLGRSAYEFYHALDSESMTKSHQNLCTKGQVVTGQYRMLAKHGGYVWLETQGTVIYNTRNLQPQCIVCVNYVLSEIEKNDVVFSMDQTESLFKPHLLTMSTAYESGIPGMEKSDFLFTKLKEEPEELAQLAPTPGDAIISLDFGTQKFEEAPAFTSAVLTPNKSWPVEAKSHAAQGETLTIPSFTMLQIAPGSSTPSASSNSSCSTPSSPGDYYNSVDEDFKVEVIEKLFAMDTESKSQCTSQTDFNELDLETLAPYIPMDGEDFQLSPICQEECPLSESAQNTQQSLSSMSTIFQPLPSASQNHFLPEKYCPQLSNKKMNPGHGSLSSVFFNDVSRSSLPPYHDQASTPLSSMGGRPNTQWPPDPLLEYVPAKWRLVDKYSGSLSSSSSGPPVHSPSMPTYKKRPLDAFGQRGIDVNPARIALSNSLKLKRQLDYEEQALQQLSGGDPSVINPSHLMWKRMKFLKGENCSLVTEKKSLSTSVLTDEFVCNSRGLSQPMNQLQQQQPPTCGSPGENVKAGAFPLPFYSSHCQDYSVQPVHKASGMTSRLLGPSFEPYLLPELTRYDCEVNVPVLGRSTLLQGSELLRALDQAT